The following are encoded in a window of Bacillus sp. SORGH_AS_0510 genomic DNA:
- a CDS encoding Crp/Fnr family transcriptional regulator produces the protein MKNLRYAWTPYLHYGKKLELEENSVVYHQGEPGRGFFFLSTGGIKITLLSQEGVERTVNYVPEGMLFGEHGARKETYLTSAITTSHSVIYHFSDEALAKICTEHPEAACTLTNSLIYKFRILAEIISFLNSPVEQQMAHYLLKLINENGIFSIDQTSFARYIGTSRITVNKILNKWKSQKVIRLSKRTIDILDINRLKNIRDSGSTHLSNLDILMLTM, from the coding sequence ATGAAGAATCTTCGATATGCATGGACACCATATTTACATTATGGAAAAAAACTTGAGCTAGAGGAAAATTCGGTTGTCTACCATCAAGGAGAGCCTGGGAGAGGATTTTTTTTCTTGTCTACGGGAGGAATAAAGATTACCCTTTTATCTCAAGAAGGTGTGGAACGCACCGTGAATTATGTTCCAGAAGGAATGTTGTTTGGTGAGCATGGAGCTAGAAAGGAAACTTATTTAACCTCAGCCATCACAACATCTCACTCTGTCATCTATCATTTTTCGGATGAAGCACTAGCAAAAATTTGTACTGAACACCCTGAAGCTGCATGTACTCTTACTAATTCACTAATCTATAAATTTAGGATATTAGCAGAAATTATTTCCTTTCTTAACTCCCCTGTTGAACAACAGATGGCACATTATTTATTAAAGCTCATTAATGAAAATGGAATTTTTTCCATTGACCAAACCTCTTTTGCCCGGTACATAGGAACCTCTAGGATTACCGTAAATAAAATACTTAATAAATGGAAAAGTCAAAAGGTAATCCGACTATCCAAACGGACGATTGACATTTTGGATATAAATCGTTTAAAAAACATTCGAGACTCTGGATCGACTCACCTATCGAACTTAGATATTTTAATGTTAACTATGTAG
- a CDS encoding rhamnogalacturonan acetylesterase, translated as MQKYHWGKIVFFSLFFLVPILIFGTSFAKSARKVNTQEKPITVYLAGDSTVSNYSSSLAPRAGWGQVLNQFFDNQVVVKNAATPGRSSKSFIDEGRLDTILNKIGKGDYLFIQFGHNDEKIQDPNRYTEPYSTYKSYLKQYIDGARAKQAIPVLVTPVERRYFTMDGVLSRTHGDYPAAMKELGLEEHVPVIDLTAKSHALFQKLGPKSTKDVFLCLDAQENGNYPNGVQDNTHFQKTGAKMITQLVIDGIKESNLMTLTNHLEKDHNE; from the coding sequence ATGCAGAAATACCATTGGGGAAAAATTGTTTTCTTTTCCTTGTTTTTTTTAGTGCCTATCTTAATATTTGGAACCAGCTTTGCTAAGTCTGCCAGAAAAGTAAATACGCAAGAAAAGCCAATAACAGTCTATTTAGCTGGGGATTCGACTGTATCTAACTACTCAAGCTCGTTGGCACCTAGGGCAGGATGGGGACAAGTTCTCAATCAATTTTTCGATAATCAAGTTGTTGTGAAAAACGCAGCGACCCCTGGCAGAAGTTCAAAAAGCTTCATTGATGAAGGGCGACTTGATACGATCTTGAATAAGATTGGTAAAGGAGACTATCTTTTTATCCAATTTGGCCATAACGATGAAAAAATACAGGATCCAAATCGGTACACTGAACCGTATTCCACATACAAAAGTTATTTAAAACAATATATTGATGGTGCACGTGCTAAACAAGCTATACCTGTTCTTGTGACCCCCGTCGAACGAAGATATTTTACAATGGATGGAGTCCTAAGTAGGACGCACGGTGATTATCCGGCTGCGATGAAGGAACTTGGATTAGAAGAACATGTACCGGTCATCGACCTTACCGCTAAAAGCCATGCATTATTTCAGAAGCTTGGACCAAAAAGTACGAAAGATGTGTTTCTTTGTCTTGATGCTCAAGAGAATGGGAACTATCCAAATGGTGTTCAGGATAATACTCATTTTCAGAAGACCGGGGCTAAGATGATTACTCAACTAGTTATTGATGGGATCAAAGAATCTAACCTAATGACACTCACCAACCACTTAGAAAAAGACCACAATGAATGA
- a CDS encoding DUF3841 domain-containing protein yields the protein MGTYWTIQTIDAWENAKQLGFLSGDPNKIWPEFSDAYNWMMQQMKKKIPKYTGEYPIWLWTEKPDLRRYGHLNKGERGVLLKVEIEDSRLLLSDFMAWHSVIYNTYFFIDEDEDHLFYTSNRTAIEESWQRIFDLEFLEQNSNWGDVRIQGVTGKLTLDEISIVREFIAR from the coding sequence ATGGGGACATACTGGACTATTCAGACCATTGATGCTTGGGAAAATGCTAAACAACTTGGTTTTCTTAGTGGTGACCCGAATAAAATTTGGCCAGAATTTAGTGATGCTTATAATTGGATGATGCAACAAATGAAGAAGAAAATTCCTAAATACACAGGTGAATATCCAATCTGGCTCTGGACAGAAAAACCAGACTTACGAAGATATGGGCATCTTAATAAAGGAGAACGAGGAGTGCTTCTGAAAGTTGAAATAGAGGATAGCAGATTATTATTGTCAGATTTTATGGCATGGCACTCCGTTATTTATAATACTTATTTCTTCATAGATGAAGACGAGGATCACTTGTTTTATACTTCCAATAGAACGGCCATTGAGGAGAGTTGGCAAAGAATTTTTGATTTGGAGTTTTTAGAACAAAACTCAAACTGGGGTGACGTACGTATTCAAGGGGTCACAGGAAAATTAACCTTAGATGAAATTTCTATAGTAAGGGAATTTATTGCTCGTTAA
- the chbG gene encoding chitin disaccharide deacetylase, which translates to MIKLIVNADDFGLSNGVNHGIIDSYLYGIVKSTTMMMNMAGTEHAIQLAKKYPELRVGIHLVLTCGKPLVSKVPSLVDANGYFKSYSALIPSEISLEELEREWTAQVKRLLHSGIKPSHLDSHHHVHSLEELVPVVKSISNKFGLPVRRNGHVAIDGVDSLSDIALFDFYNDGVTLDYFDNLNDRIKDGLTVEVMCHPAYLDNTLLKGSSYSYQRLTELEILQAVTLPENIILV; encoded by the coding sequence ATGATTAAATTAATTGTTAACGCAGATGATTTTGGTTTAAGTAACGGAGTGAACCATGGAATCATTGACAGCTATTTGTATGGGATTGTTAAATCTACCACGATGATGATGAATATGGCCGGAACAGAACATGCAATTCAATTGGCCAAGAAATACCCAGAATTACGGGTTGGCATTCATCTTGTTCTAACCTGTGGTAAACCTCTAGTTAGCAAGGTGCCGTCATTGGTTGATGCTAACGGGTACTTTAAGTCTTACTCTGCTTTAATACCTAGTGAAATTTCGTTAGAGGAGTTAGAAAGAGAGTGGACCGCCCAAGTCAAGCGATTGCTCCATTCAGGTATTAAACCATCACATCTTGATAGTCATCACCATGTTCATTCATTAGAAGAATTGGTTCCCGTGGTAAAAAGCATATCAAATAAATTCGGGTTGCCAGTAAGGAGAAACGGGCACGTAGCTATTGATGGAGTGGACTCCTTGTCGGACATAGCTTTGTTTGATTTTTATAATGATGGTGTAACTCTGGATTACTTTGATAATCTGAATGATCGTATAAAGGATGGTTTGACTGTTGAGGTAATGTGTCACCCGGCATATTTGGATAATACCCTTTTAAAGGGGTCATCATATTCGTATCAGAGATTAACAGAGTTAGAAATTCTTCAAGCAGTTACATTACCGGAAAATATCATATTGGTTTAA
- a CDS encoding PTS lactose/cellobiose transporter subunit IIA: protein MENMEQVIFQIILHGGNGRSAAIEAIHSAKQGDFEGAREKLREADNSLHEAHQFQTALIQGEIRGEKTEISLLMVHAQDHLMNAMTMKELAAEVVELYSRLND from the coding sequence ATGGAAAATATGGAGCAAGTAATCTTTCAAATCATCTTGCATGGTGGAAATGGTCGGAGTGCTGCGATAGAAGCTATTCATTCAGCTAAACAAGGGGACTTTGAAGGGGCGAGAGAGAAACTGAGGGAAGCCGACAATTCCTTACATGAAGCACATCAGTTTCAAACAGCACTTATCCAAGGGGAAATAAGGGGAGAAAAAACCGAAATCTCTCTATTAATGGTTCATGCCCAAGATCATTTAATGAATGCAATGACAATGAAGGAATTAGCTGCAGAAGTAGTGGAGCTATACAGTAGACTTAATGATTAA
- a CDS encoding 6-phospho-beta-glucosidase, giving the protein MNNGLKIVTIGGGSSYTPELIEGFIKYYHELPVRELWLVDVEEGRAKLEIVGNLAKRMVEKAGVPIKIYLTIDRKEALKSADFVTTQFRVGLLEARKKDESIPLKHGVLGQETNGPGGLFKALRTIPVILDICREMEELCPNAWLINFTNPAGMITEAVLRYSNINRVVGLCNVPIGMEMGVAKLLGVEHRRVRIDFAGLNHMVYGLDVFVDGESVKDQVISLINDPEKSITMQNIHSMGWEPEFLKALDVFPCPYHNYYYKSGDMLEKELKNFKEGTIRAEVVKKLEEELFELYKDPQLAIKPPQLEKRGGAYYSDAAVRLIHSMYTDKRDIQAVNTLNKGAIASLPFDSAVEISCMITKDGPKPIAVGELPIQIRGLVQQMKSFERVAIEAAISGDYDQALLALTINPLVPSDRVAKVILDEMLEAHKEHLPQFHKYFKKRE; this is encoded by the coding sequence ATGAATAATGGTTTAAAGATAGTTACCATAGGTGGTGGCTCGAGCTATACACCTGAGTTAATAGAAGGATTTATTAAATATTATCACGAATTACCTGTACGTGAATTATGGTTGGTTGACGTAGAAGAAGGAAGAGCAAAGCTTGAAATCGTAGGGAACCTTGCAAAAAGAATGGTGGAAAAAGCAGGGGTACCAATTAAAATTTATTTAACAATAGATCGAAAAGAAGCATTAAAGTCTGCGGATTTTGTAACCACTCAATTTCGAGTTGGTCTCCTGGAAGCACGCAAAAAGGATGAGAGTATCCCATTAAAGCACGGAGTACTAGGACAGGAGACAAATGGGCCAGGCGGTTTATTTAAAGCACTTCGAACGATTCCAGTTATTCTTGATATTTGTCGCGAAATGGAGGAGTTATGCCCAAATGCATGGCTCATAAATTTTACCAATCCTGCTGGGATGATTACAGAAGCAGTACTGCGTTACAGCAATATTAATAGAGTAGTAGGACTGTGTAATGTACCTATTGGAATGGAAATGGGCGTGGCGAAATTATTAGGAGTGGAACATAGAAGAGTCAGAATTGATTTTGCTGGTTTAAATCACATGGTCTACGGATTAGATGTATTTGTTGATGGTGAATCCGTTAAGGATCAAGTAATTTCGTTAATTAATGACCCTGAGAAAAGCATAACGATGCAAAATATTCATTCAATGGGCTGGGAGCCAGAGTTTTTGAAGGCGTTAGATGTGTTTCCGTGTCCATATCACAACTACTATTATAAATCTGGAGATATGCTGGAAAAAGAATTGAAAAATTTTAAAGAAGGCACCATTCGGGCAGAGGTTGTAAAAAAGCTGGAAGAAGAGCTTTTTGAGTTATATAAAGACCCACAGTTAGCAATTAAGCCTCCTCAATTAGAGAAAAGAGGCGGTGCTTATTATAGTGATGCAGCTGTGAGGTTAATCCACTCGATGTATACAGATAAACGAGACATCCAGGCTGTTAATACATTAAACAAGGGTGCTATTGCAAGTCTCCCATTTGATTCTGCTGTAGAAATCAGTTGTATGATTACGAAGGATGGACCGAAGCCAATTGCAGTAGGTGAATTACCAATTCAAATTCGCGGACTTGTTCAGCAAATGAAATCCTTTGAAAGGGTAGCCATTGAAGCTGCTATTAGTGGGGATTATGATCAAGCATTACTGGCACTGACAATTAATCCTCTCGTTCCAAGTGACCGTGTGGCAAAAGTTATATTAGATGAAATGCTCGAGGCACATAAGGAACACTTGCCACAGTTTCATAAATATTTTAAAAAGAGGGAATAG
- a CDS encoding PTS sugar transporter subunit IIC, which yields MMNFIDKFIMPFANKLGNNRHLLAIRDALVGMIAITMIGSLAVLLNNLGSVPGIGKYYEKLMVSIFGETWKTLGGDIWWGTLAFMTIFAVFGIAHKLAKSYGDDGFEAMLVAGASFFVLIPQVANVSITPEGGEVVSGGVWGFIGWNYFNATALFTGIIVAIITTEIFVRLAKIKFLVINLPDGVPPAVSRSFAKLLPGMVTIFTVGLFGLILRKFISDGAYLNDWINKVLVSPLTGAVDSMWFAILIVSLVHGFWILGLHGPNILGGITTPLMTKLGQENVNMYAQGVHDLGKYHILSGSFLDAFVYLGGSGATLGLIVAMIIAGRKRNKQIIALGTPPGIFQINEPILFGLPIVLNPLWFIPFILGPIIMTIVAYSAVSLGLVHPVVADIPWVTPAIVGGLLATGGHISGAILAAVNLCISIVIYLPFVIAQGRMDARREMGEVTSKPTDTLNV from the coding sequence ATGATGAATTTTATTGATAAATTTATTATGCCTTTCGCAAATAAGCTTGGTAATAACAGGCATCTTCTTGCTATTCGTGATGCATTAGTCGGCATGATTGCCATCACAATGATTGGTTCGTTAGCTGTGCTTTTGAATAACTTAGGTTCCGTACCCGGAATAGGAAAATATTATGAAAAACTCATGGTCTCTATTTTCGGTGAGACATGGAAAACGTTAGGAGGAGATATCTGGTGGGGAACGCTTGCCTTCATGACCATATTTGCTGTTTTCGGTATTGCTCATAAGCTGGCAAAGTCTTACGGGGACGATGGTTTCGAAGCGATGTTGGTTGCGGGTGCTTCCTTTTTTGTACTGATTCCACAAGTGGCTAATGTCTCAATTACTCCTGAGGGTGGAGAGGTAGTTTCAGGCGGGGTGTGGGGCTTTATTGGCTGGAATTATTTCAATGCGACCGCATTATTTACCGGTATTATTGTTGCAATTATAACGACTGAAATTTTTGTTCGCTTAGCAAAAATTAAGTTTTTAGTCATCAACTTACCAGATGGAGTGCCGCCAGCTGTGTCTCGTTCATTTGCCAAGCTGCTTCCTGGAATGGTAACTATTTTTACTGTTGGATTATTTGGCCTTATTTTACGTAAATTTATTAGTGATGGTGCTTATTTAAACGACTGGATCAATAAAGTTCTTGTATCACCGCTTACTGGTGCAGTTGATTCAATGTGGTTTGCTATTTTAATAGTATCCCTGGTACATGGTTTTTGGATTCTTGGTCTTCACGGGCCTAATATACTTGGAGGAATTACCACTCCATTAATGACGAAACTAGGCCAAGAAAATGTAAATATGTATGCACAAGGTGTACATGATTTAGGAAAATACCATATCCTATCTGGTTCTTTCTTAGATGCATTTGTGTATCTTGGTGGATCTGGGGCCACTTTAGGTTTAATAGTAGCGATGATTATCGCAGGGCGAAAACGAAATAAGCAGATAATTGCTTTAGGTACACCTCCTGGTATCTTCCAAATCAATGAACCTATTTTATTTGGATTACCAATCGTATTAAATCCACTTTGGTTCATTCCATTTATTCTAGGACCTATTATCATGACAATCGTAGCTTATTCTGCAGTAAGCTTAGGTTTGGTACATCCAGTTGTTGCTGACATTCCTTGGGTGACCCCTGCAATCGTAGGTGGTTTACTTGCAACTGGTGGGCACATTTCTGGAGCAATATTAGCGGCAGTGAATTTATGTATTTCTATCGTTATCTACCTTCCTTTTGTCATCGCTCAAGGACGAATGGATGCGAGGAGAGAAATGGGTGAGGTAACATCCAAACCTACTGATACGCTAAATGTCTAA
- a CDS encoding PTS sugar transporter subunit IIB, translating to MKILLCCSAGMSTSLLVSKMEASAKSQEIDCEIWAVGSTEIYNEINKADVLLLGPQVRYLLSQLKKEGEKHGVPVDTINPRHYGLCNGEEVLRQAINLIKGE from the coding sequence ATGAAAATCTTATTATGCTGTTCTGCAGGTATGTCTACAAGTCTATTGGTTTCTAAAATGGAAGCTAGTGCAAAATCACAAGAGATTGATTGTGAAATTTGGGCAGTAGGTTCAACGGAGATATATAACGAGATTAACAAAGCAGATGTACTGCTTCTTGGACCACAAGTACGGTATTTATTATCACAGCTAAAAAAAGAAGGAGAAAAGCATGGTGTACCTGTAGATACTATTAATCCTAGACACTATGGTCTATGCAACGGAGAGGAAGTACTAAGGCAGGCAATCAATTTAATAAAAGGGGAGTAG
- a CDS encoding GntR family transcriptional regulator encodes MVEEAKDGSALHLKVKDAIIHLIKDGEYKPNSQLPTEAEFCEKYSVSRTTVRTALQQLTTEGYVYRKRGSGTFVSANKVKQILTTTVDHFSSQISMQGKNPLIKVLLLEVIPADEFLCEQLKLQEGAPVNMLERIRFVNDEPIQFETAYLPWYKTPALNKQGCEKSLYSQLESQFELKINRTVETLELFIADQEAAEKLNIEVGDPCFVLDTQAFLHDGSVIEYSRTIYRGDLAHFVIERNY; translated from the coding sequence ATGGTAGAAGAAGCGAAAGATGGAAGCGCACTGCACCTTAAAGTAAAAGATGCCATAATTCATTTAATTAAGGATGGGGAATATAAACCGAACTCACAACTGCCAACTGAGGCAGAATTTTGTGAGAAATATAGTGTTAGTCGAACCACTGTGAGAACTGCTCTACAACAATTAACAACAGAAGGGTATGTTTATCGTAAACGTGGAAGTGGAACCTTTGTATCTGCAAACAAAGTTAAGCAAATTTTAACCACAACCGTCGATCACTTTTCAAGTCAAATTTCCATGCAGGGTAAGAATCCTTTAATCAAAGTACTGCTATTAGAAGTAATTCCTGCAGACGAATTTCTTTGTGAGCAATTAAAGCTCCAAGAAGGCGCGCCTGTGAATATGCTTGAAAGAATCCGTTTTGTTAATGATGAACCGATTCAGTTTGAAACGGCATATCTACCCTGGTATAAAACACCTGCCCTAAATAAACAAGGGTGTGAAAAGTCTTTATATAGCCAATTAGAATCTCAATTTGAATTAAAAATCAACAGGACTGTTGAAACGTTGGAATTATTTATCGCAGATCAGGAGGCTGCAGAAAAGCTGAACATCGAGGTGGGAGACCCTTGCTTTGTGCTCGATACCCAAGCCTTTCTTCATGATGGATCAGTAATTGAATACTCAAGAACAATCTATCGCGGCGATTTGGCCCACTTTGTCATTGAAAGAAATTACTAA